From a region of the Candidatus Omnitrophota bacterium genome:
- the map gene encoding type I methionyl aminopeptidase, whose product MIELKNAQEIEQMRTAGRVVAGMLQRLAAMVAPGLKTKRLDAEAARFLEAHHAAPAFLGYRGFPATVCVSINEEVVHGIPGDRTLRAGDVVSIDAGAVVEGFYADAAITVGVGDVAADARRLMETTRRALAEGIALAKAGRRVSDISHAVQQVVEQQGFGVVRDFVGHGIGRALHEDPPIPNFGPPDMGPRLDIGMVLAIEPMVTMGGFDVEVLRDGWTAVTKDRSWAAHFEHTVAITERGAEILTAVNSP is encoded by the coding sequence ATGATCGAACTCAAAAACGCCCAAGAAATTGAGCAGATGCGAACGGCAGGACGGGTTGTCGCGGGAATGCTCCAGCGGCTTGCGGCCATGGTCGCGCCGGGTCTGAAAACCAAGCGCTTGGATGCGGAAGCCGCGCGGTTCTTGGAGGCGCATCATGCGGCCCCGGCGTTTTTAGGCTATCGAGGGTTTCCGGCGACGGTCTGCGTGTCGATCAATGAAGAAGTCGTCCATGGCATTCCCGGCGATCGAACGCTCCGCGCCGGAGATGTGGTCAGCATTGACGCGGGCGCCGTGGTTGAGGGGTTCTACGCGGATGCGGCGATTACCGTCGGCGTTGGGGACGTGGCGGCTGACGCGCGCCGGCTGATGGAGACCACCCGGCGCGCCCTCGCCGAGGGCATCGCCCTGGCCAAGGCCGGGCGGCGCGTGTCGGATATCTCTCATGCCGTGCAGCAGGTCGTGGAGCAGCAAGGGTTTGGCGTCGTGAGGGATTTCGTGGGGCACGGCATCGGTCGCGCCCTGCATGAAGACCCGCCGATTCCAAACTTCGGGCCTCCGGATATGGGGCCGCGCCTGGACATCGGCATGGTCTTGGCGATCGAGCCTATGGTGACCATGGGTGGCTTCGATGTGGAAGTCCTGCGGGATGGGTGGACCGCCGTGACGAAAGACCGCTCCTGGGCGGCCCACTTCGAGCATACGGTGGCCATCACGGAGCGCGGCGCGGAAATCCTCACAGCGGTGAATTCGCCCTGA
- the infA gene encoding translation initiation factor IF-1, producing the protein MPKEELIEVEGTVIEALPNTMFRVEIQEGHVVLAHLGGKLRKHYIRILPGDKVKLELSPYDLTRGRITFRVS; encoded by the coding sequence ATGCCAAAAGAAGAGCTGATCGAAGTGGAAGGCACCGTGATTGAGGCGCTGCCGAACACCATGTTTCGCGTTGAAATCCAAGAAGGCCACGTCGTGTTAGCGCACCTCGGCGGGAAATTGCGGAAGCACTACATTCGCATCCTGCCGGGAGATAAGGTCAAACTGGAGCTCTCTCCGTATGATTTGACTCGGGGACGCATCACCTTTCGGGTGTCGTAA
- the secY gene encoding preprotein translocase subunit SecY encodes MRLLKALVNAWSIPELRKKLLFTMAMIAIYEVGIFIPVPGINGRELGRIFDQIAQASGGGLLNLLDMFTGGALSHATIFALGIMPYISATIIVETLLATAIPQLEKLRKEGITGYRKLHQYSRYATVLLAVVNSFMYAMLLEKVIPGQFQAQIVLFPGMGFRLLTILTMTGGMALIMWLAEQITERGIGNGMSLLMTCSIVGRIPLAIRDMFLRLGPEGFSQSPLQPLAMIAMGAFLIGIVVAVIVVEQGQRRIPVQYARRIMGRQSYQAQSTYLPLKVNSGGVLPIIFAVSLLYFPIQIAGFVPHLQGLTNWFSRTSLFFNVCYAGLIVFFTYFSTALTAHQFLEASEQMKKVGAFIPGIRPGQPTVDYLDGVLTRVTFVAAVYLVAVAILPDVIMALMKIPPRVAGFFGGTSLLIVVGVTLDTMKQIESHLLMRHYEGFFKAGRLKGRTA; translated from the coding sequence ATGCGACTACTGAAAGCGCTCGTCAATGCGTGGAGCATCCCGGAGCTGCGGAAGAAGCTGCTCTTCACGATGGCGATGATCGCCATCTATGAAGTCGGCATTTTTATCCCCGTCCCCGGGATCAACGGACGCGAGCTGGGGCGGATTTTCGATCAAATCGCCCAGGCCAGCGGCGGCGGGCTGCTCAATTTGCTGGACATGTTCACCGGAGGCGCGCTCTCGCATGCGACGATCTTCGCGCTGGGCATCATGCCGTACATCAGTGCCACGATCATCGTGGAAACGCTGCTCGCGACGGCGATCCCCCAGCTAGAGAAACTTCGCAAGGAAGGGATCACCGGCTACCGCAAACTGCATCAATACTCGCGATACGCGACCGTCCTCCTCGCCGTGGTGAACTCGTTTATGTACGCCATGCTCCTGGAGAAAGTGATCCCGGGGCAATTTCAGGCGCAGATCGTCCTCTTCCCAGGGATGGGGTTTCGGCTGCTGACGATTCTGACGATGACGGGGGGGATGGCGCTGATCATGTGGCTGGCTGAGCAGATCACCGAGCGCGGCATCGGCAACGGCATGAGCTTGCTGATGACGTGCTCCATCGTCGGCCGCATTCCCCTGGCGATCCGCGACATGTTCCTTCGCCTCGGGCCGGAAGGGTTCAGCCAATCGCCGCTGCAGCCGCTGGCGATGATCGCGATGGGGGCGTTCTTGATCGGCATCGTCGTGGCCGTAATTGTGGTCGAGCAAGGCCAGCGGCGGATCCCGGTGCAATATGCCCGCCGTATCATGGGGCGGCAGTCGTACCAAGCGCAAAGCACCTATTTGCCGCTGAAGGTCAACAGCGGCGGGGTCTTGCCGATCATCTTTGCGGTGTCGCTGCTGTACTTTCCCATTCAGATTGCCGGGTTTGTGCCGCACCTGCAGGGCTTGACGAACTGGTTTTCGCGGACGTCGCTCTTTTTTAATGTGTGTTACGCAGGCTTGATCGTCTTTTTCACCTATTTCAGCACGGCGCTCACCGCGCATCAGTTTCTTGAGGCGTCCGAGCAAATGAAAAAAGTCGGCGCGTTCATTCCCGGCATCCGCCCGGGACAGCCGACCGTGGATTATCTCGATGGCGTCCTCACGCGCGTGACCTTTGTCGCCGCCGTCTACCTCGTGGCCGTGGCGATCTTGCCGGACGTCATCATGGCGCTGATGAAGATCCCGCCGCGGGTCGCGGGATTCTTCGGGGGGACGAGTTTGCTGATTGTCGTTGGCGTCACACTCGACACGATGAAGCAAATCGAGTCGCACTTGCTCATGCGACACTATGAAGGGTTCTTTAAAGCCGGCCGGCTGAAGGGCCGAACCGCGTAG
- a CDS encoding nucleoside monophosphate kinase: MRLVFLGPPGVGKGSLASLCEARLGIRHISTGEIFRQEIAQKTPLGRRVAAHVANGRLVPDALVVRVMAAHLRPAVLRGGFVLDGFPRTQGQAAGLDRVLRRHRHPLDGAVYLTSPQALLIKRLSGRRVCSRCGANYHVRTMKPKRPGRCDRCGGALMTRKDDQIQTIRKRLSVVRAATNPLLRYYRRSGLLHLVDGRGHIDTVFRRAMNLFRQQRWASGSGRDDRTQKRPRN; the protein is encoded by the coding sequence GTGCGACTCGTCTTTTTAGGCCCCCCAGGTGTTGGGAAAGGCTCTTTGGCATCGCTGTGTGAGGCCCGGTTGGGCATCCGCCACATCTCCACCGGAGAAATTTTCCGCCAGGAAATCGCCCAAAAGACTCCGCTGGGCCGACGGGTCGCGGCGCATGTGGCCAACGGGCGCCTGGTCCCCGATGCGTTGGTGGTTCGGGTCATGGCCGCGCATCTTCGCCCGGCCGTGCTTCGCGGGGGATTCGTCCTGGACGGGTTTCCGCGCACGCAGGGGCAAGCCGCGGGGCTTGACCGGGTGCTGCGGCGCCACCGCCATCCGCTGGATGGCGCGGTGTATCTCACCTCGCCGCAGGCGCTGCTCATCAAGCGCCTCTCTGGCCGGCGGGTGTGCAGCCGATGCGGGGCCAATTACCACGTCCGCACGATGAAGCCGAAGCGGCCCGGGCGGTGCGATCGGTGCGGTGGGGCGCTGATGACGCGCAAAGATGACCAGATCCAGACGATCCGCAAGCGCCTGTCGGTGGTTCGGGCAGCCACGAACCCACTGCTCCGGTATTACCGGCGCAGTGGACTGCTGCATCTCGTGGACGGCCGCGGGCATATTGACACGGTCTTTCGGCGCGCGATGAACCTGTTTCGACAGCAGCGCTGGGCTTCTGGCAGCGGCAGAGATGATCGAACTCAAAAACGCCCAAGAAATTGA